A genomic segment from Diospyros lotus cultivar Yz01 chromosome 5, ASM1463336v1, whole genome shotgun sequence encodes:
- the LOC127801525 gene encoding uncharacterized protein LOC127801525, whose translation MWQQPCIVFCSHWSLRLGPVVYLLRRWSGDQNSLLVMEKGVDADLALLPFKPMAMKILQCSFLCGMRMQKVQPLLKMLQPKLVLFPENLRRCFEFSCTTLQKMGINASVEQGSNNSKSEYKVHVEPNKALIEVEAGRTVISSTDEKLAASIFGAIASCLEGI comes from the exons ATGTGGCAGCAACCATGCATTGTTTTTTGCTCACACTGGAGCCTGCGGCTTGGACCTGTTGTTTATTTGCTTCGCCGTTGGTCTGGGGATCAAAATTCTTTACTTGTCATGGAG AAAGGAGTAGATGCTGATTTGGCTCTCTTACCTTTCAAGCCAATGGCAATGAAGATCCTGCAATGCTCATTTCTTTGTGGAATGAG GATGCAGAAAGTTCAACCTTTGTTGAAGATGTTACAACCAAAACTTGTATTG TTCCCTGAAAATCTGAGGCggtgttttgagttttcctGCACAA CGTTGCAGAAGATGGGGATTAATGCTTCTGTTGAACAAGGCTCGAATAATTCCAAATCAGAATACAAGGTACATGTTGAGCCCAATAAGGCCTTAATTGAGGTTGAAGCTGGACGTACTGTTATTAGCTCAACTGATGAGAAATTGGCTGCGTCCATTTTCGGAGCCATCGCCAGTTGTTTGGAGGGCATTTAA
- the LOC127801762 gene encoding putative disease resistance RPP13-like protein 1 — MAGIVGGAFLSATLQVLFDRLASREFLNFLRGRRTVEAKLKELRRKLLVLDTVLDDAEAKYIRKEAVKKWLDELKDAVYDAEDLVDEINYQALRCKVEHEYQSRPNQVTGLIPTSTISFDVGMESKLEEMVHRLEDFVKEKDALGLRGDDGGKSRVSRLPTTSLVDETYVFGRDLEKEDIINLLLSDDACGNEIGVVPVVGMGGIGKTTLSQIVYNDARVDQHFEIKAWVFVSDVFDILGISKSILERITEKTHVTANLEEIQVRLREKLRGKKYLIVMDDVWNENYEMWELLMRPLIAGACGSKIIATTRNKRVASIMQKNPAVHQNLQPLSDEDCFSLFSKIAFTHPNLKMMRGDVVRRCKGLPLAAKTLGGLLRSKLGIEEWNDVLKSDLWDLPEDKNNILPALRLSYYYLPSQVKQCFAYCSVFPKGYKFQKERLVLIWMAQGFLQSRANKTMEKIGEEYFDELVSRSFFQQSDYEVNSKQTYFTMHDLVHDLAQAISGQFSIHLEDAKKLHDIPKIVRHISFDSFALDMRGINWFKALNEVKSLRTFLPFSHQYVFDDEVLNTLDEVLNTMAPLRVLSSPILPHSVDSLTNLRFLDLSGSKILRLPESICNLYNLQTLLLSECRSLTTLPSEIGKLICLRHLDISSVTYPENSGTMLMEMPIQISRLTSLQQLSNFILGKNGGLEFEGLKELHHLQGSLCISNLQNATSTKDALVTKLKERALLKELKFVWDGETNDSCFERELLENLQPHANLTSLSICGYGGTTFPCWLGDPLFTNLGTLTLYGCEHCFSLPGLGQLPSLQELVIESMRGLRKVGSEFYGDVSLGKPFQYLKKLTFRRMFEWEEWFMSGTVEFSQLQKLSIIDCPKLMGTLPTHIPFLQKFVIINCLNLMPFPPLQFYLNLQELSMFHLEKLESLSISDEHELQNLKSICLNDCPNMISVAHGGLSAPNIRVLDVCSCPQLKSLPERMCSLLPSLLSLSIEDCPELESFPEGGLPSNLRKLGIGNCKKLVARRREWGIQTLPSLQYFLIWNEEELECFPDEGLLPSTLTELVIVSLPNLKLLNNRALELLGSLEILGIGECPQLQSPSKEGLPNFTSKMRIIYI; from the coding sequence ATGGCTGGGATTGTTGGTGGCGCCTTCCTCTCTGCTACTCTTCAGGTGCTGTTTGATCGTTTGGCTTCTCGCGAGTTCCTCAACTTCCTTCGTGGGCGGAGAACTGTGGAAGCAAAGCTTAAGGAGCTGCGCCGAAAATTGCTTGTACTCGATACAGTGCTCGATGATGCAGAGGCTAAGTATATCAGGAAAGAAGCAGTGAAGAAGTGGTTGGACGAGCTTAAAGATGCTGTCTATGATGCGGAGGACTTAGTGGATGAGATCAACTATCAAGCTTTGCGATGCAAAGTGGAACATGAGTACCAAAGCCGCCCAAACCAGGTAACAGGGCTTATCCCAACTTCTACAATTTCATTTGATGTAGGGATGGAATCCAAACTAGAGGAGATGGTCCATAGATTAGAGGATTTTGTGAAAGAAAAGGATGCTCTTGGTTTGAGAGGCGACGATGGAGGGAAATCGCGTGTTAGCAGGTTGCCAACAACTTCTTTGGTGGATGAAACCTATGTATTTGGGAGGGATTTGGAGAAGGaggatataattaatttgttgctTTCAGACGATGCATGTGGTAACGAGATAGGTGTAGTTCCAGTAGTGGGGATGGGCGGAATAGGGAAGACCACTCTCTCTCAAATTGTGTACAATGATGCTAGAGTGGATCAACATTTCGAAATTAAAGCATGGGTCTTTGTATCTGATGTTTTTGACATTCTCGGGATTTCCAAATCGATTCTTGAGAGAATCACTGAAAAAACTCACGTAACCGCAAACCTTGAAGAAATTCAAGTCCGTCTTAGGGAGAAGCTGCGTGGCAAGAAATATCTAATTGTAATGGATGATGTCTGGAATGAAAATTATGAGATGTGGGAACTTTTGATGAGACCTTTGATAGCTGGGGCATGTGGAAGTAAGATTATCGCAACTACACGTAATAAGAGGGTTGCATCTATCATGCAAAAAAATCCTGCTGTTCATCAGAACTTACAACCACTGTCAGATGAAGAttgcttctctctcttctctaaAATTGCTTTCACTCATCCAAACCTCAAAATGATGCGTGGGGATGTGGTGAGAAGGTGCAAAGGGTTGCCTTTGGCTGCAAAAACACTTGGGGGTTTGTTGCGTTCCAAACTTGGTATTGAGGAGTGGAATGACGTCTTAAAGAGTGATTTATGGGACTTGCCTGAAGATAAGAATAATATCCTTCCAGCCCTAAGATTAAGTTATTATTATCTGCCTTCTCAAGTTAAACAATGCTTTGCTTATTGTTCCGTATTTCCTAAAGGTTACAAATTTCAGAAGGAAAGGCTAGTACTGATTTGGATGGCTCAAGGTTTTCTGCAATCTAGAGCTAATAAGACAATGGAAAAGATTGGTGAGGAGTACTTCGATGAACTTGTATCAAGGTCATTCTTCCAACAATCCGATTATGAAGTAAACTCGAAACAGACCTATTTTACAATGCACGACCTTGTTCATGATCTAGCACAAGCCATATCTGGACAGTTTTCTATCCACTTAGAAGACGCCAAAAAGCTACATGATATTCCCAAAATAGTACGCCACATTTCTTTTGATTCATTCGCCCTTGACATGAGGGGTATTAATTGGTTCAAGGCATTAAATGAGGTCAAAAGTCTAAGGACATTTCTGCCTTTCTCGCATCAATATGTATTCGATGATGAGGTGTTGAATACGTTAGATGAGGTGTTGAATACAATGGCACCACTACGGGTACTATCTTCTCCAATTTTACCTCATTCGGTTGATAGTTTGACAAATCTACGATTCTTGGACTTATCAGGCTCAAAAATTCTACGGTTGCCTGAATCAATTTGTAACCTATACAATTTACAGACATTATTACTAAGCGAATGCCGTTCCCTCACCACACTACCATCAGAAATTGGAAAACTAATTTGTTTGCGTCATCTAGATATTAGCTCTGTAACATACCCAGAAAATTCGGGCACTATGTTAATGGAGATGCCAATTCAAATTAGTCGACTAACAAGTCTCCAACAATTAAGTAATTTCATATTGGGTAAGAATGGTGGGCTGGAGTTTGAAGGCCTGAAAGAGCTCCATCATCTTCAAGGGTCACTATGCATTTCAAACTTGCAAAATGCAACAAGTACCAAGGATGCATTGGTCaccaaattaaaagagagagcGCTTCTCAAAGAGTTAAAATTTGTATGGGATGGAGAAACCAATGACTCCTGTTTTGAAAGAGAATTGCTTGAGAATCTGCAGCCTCATGCCAATTTGACGAGCCTCTCAATATGTGGGTATGGGGGCACAACATTTCCTTGCTGGTTGGGAGATCCCTTGTTCACTAATTTGGGTACCTTAACCCTTTATGGATGTGAGCATTGCTTTAGCTTGCCCGGTCTTGGTCAACTGCCCTCTTTGCAAGAACTTGTTATTGAATCTATGAGGGGATTAAGAAAAGTGGGCTCTGAATTCTATGGGGATGTTTCTTTGGGCAAACCGTTTCAGTATCTAAAGAAGCTAACTTTTAGAAGAATGTTTGAATGGGAAGAATGGTTTATGTCTGGAACTGTAGAGTTCTCTCAGCTTCAAAAGCTCAGTATAATAGATTGTCCCAAGCTAATGGGGACTCTACCTACTCATATTCCATTTTTGCAGAAATTTGTTATTATCAATTGCCTAAACCTTATGCCTTTTCCTCCATTACAATTCTATTTGAACCTTCAAGAACTAAGCATGTTCCATTTGGAAAAACTCGAAAGTCTTTCCATTTCCGACGAGCATGAGCTTCAAAATCTAAAATCTATCTGCCTTAATGACTGTCCAAACATGATATCTGTTGCTCATGGAGGGTTATCAGCTCCCAATATTAGGGTTCTTGATGTCTGTTCATGCCCACAATTGAAGTCCCTACCAGAAAGAATGTGCAGCCTCCTTCCGTCCCTTTTATCATTGAGTATTGAAGATTGTCCAGAACTTGAGTCGTTTCCAGAAGGGGGTCTTCCCTCAAACTTAAGGAAACTTGGAATAGGGAATTGCAAGAAACTTGTTGCTCGTAGGAGAGAGTGGGGTATTCAAACACTCCCTTCCCTTCAATACTTTCTAATTTGGAATGAAGAAGAGCTGGAATGCTTTCCAGACGAGGGGCTGCTTCCCTCCACTCTTACAGAGCTTGTAATTGTTTCTCTACCAAATCTAAAATTGTTGAACAACAGGGCCCTTGAACTCCTTGGCTCTCTTGAAATACTGGGAATTGGCGAGTGCCCTCAACTCCAGTCCCCGTCTAAAGAGGGCCTTCCCAACTTCACCTCTAAGATGagaatcatatatatatga
- the LOC127801528 gene encoding secreted RxLR effector protein 161-like, which yields MRELFEMTDLGLMTFFLGMEVRRKDHEIFIFQKKYAKEILNKFNLEECKGMNTPMNVKEKLSKDDGTEGVDQVHFRSMVGCLMYLTATRPDILNAVSILSRFMHCPTEMHLKAAKSVFRYVKNTCNFGIKFKKCEEFKLIGYSDSDWGGSVDDLKSTSGYCFFLGFGAFSWCSKKQDIVAQSTAEAEFIAATAAVN from the coding sequence ATGAGGGAGCTTTTTGAGATGACAGACCTGGGGTTGATGACTTTCTTTTTGGGAATGGAAGTCAGGCGGAAAGATCATGAAATCTTCATATTCCAGAAAAAGTATGCTAAGGAGATTCTAAACAAGTTCAACCTTGAagaatgcaagggcatgaataCTCCTATGAATGTTAAGGAAAAGCTAAGCAAGGATGATGGAACAGAAGGAGTAGATCAGGTGCATTTTAGAAGCATGGTTGGCTGCCTCATGTACCTTACAGCTACCAGACCTGATATCTTGAATGCAGTAAGCATTTTGTCAAGGTTTATGCATTGTCCTACTGAAATGCATCTCAAAGCAGCTAAAAGTGTGTTTAGGTATGTCAAAAATACCTGCAATTTTGGAATTAAGTTCAAGAAATGTGAGGAATTTAAGTTGATAGGCTATTCAGACAGTGATTGGGGAGGTTCTGTAGATGATCTAAAGAGCACTTCAGGATATTGTTTCTTCCTTGGGTTTGGTGCATTCTCTTGGTGCTCAAAGAAGCAGGACATAGTGGCTCAGTCAACTGCAGAGGCTGAATTCATTGCTGCTACAGCAGCTGTAAATTAA
- the LOC127801761 gene encoding putative disease resistance RPP13-like protein 1, with protein sequence MAELVGSAFLSATLQVLFDRLASGDVLNFLCGRRTVEPKLKELRRKLLVLDTVLDDAEAKYFKKEAVKKWLDELKDAVYDAEDLVDEITYQALRCKVEHDYQSCPNQVTEPNRIPTISFDLRMESKLEEMIHRLEDFVKEKDALGLRGRDGGKSHASRLPTTSLVDETYAFGRDSEKEDIINFLLSDDACGDKIGVVPIVGMPGIGKTTLSQIVYNDATVDRHFEIKAWVFVSDDFDIPRISKLILDGITGTPHETASLNQIQVSLKEKLRGKKYLIVMDDVWNDNYEMWEKLRTPLISGARGSKIIATTRNKSVAYIMQKNPAVHLNLRLLSDEDCFYLFSKIAFTHPNLEMMRGDVVKRCKGLPLAAKTLGGLLRSKFDIEEWNDVLKSDLWDLPEDKNNILPALRLSYYYLPSQVKQCFAYCSVFPKGCKFQKEMLVLIWMAQGFVQSRGEKTMEKIGGECFDELVSRSLFQQSDHEVNSKQTYFTMHDLVHDLAQAISGQFSIQLEDDKKLHDIPKIVRHVSFDPSVLGPWDFDWFKALNEAKSLRTFLPVSLGFVGIHSKGMNMLPPLPYLRTLSSLNLPDLIENFTSIRYLNLSYSAIEELPDSICNLHNLQTLLLAQCFWLTTLPSKIGKLICLRHLDISTKIHWGASTSLREMPMQISRLTGLQQLSNYVLGKNGGLGFEGLKELHHLQGSLCISNLQNVTSPKDALVTKLKERALLKELHFNWCGGTNDSRSVRELLENLQPHTNLTRLSITMYGGTTFPDWLGDPSFTNLVTLALDSCEHCFSLPALGQLPSLQELVIDSMNGLREVGPEFYGDVSGKPFQYLKKLKFLRMFEWEEWFVSETVEFSQLQELHISDCPKLTGTLPTRIPFLQKFSIYGCPNVMPFSPLQFYLNLKEVKMLNWAKLESLSISDEHELQNLKFISLEGCANMVSVAQGGLPAPNIWFLEVRSCTQLESLPERMCSLLSSLSTLTIDDCPELESFPEGGLPSNLRTLRIANCKKLVARRREWGIQTLSSLQLFEIRGEEQLESFPDEGLLPSSLTRLIIHYLPNLKLLNDTGLQLLGSLELLQIISCRQLQSLPREDLPNSIHERLITNCPLLESHG encoded by the coding sequence ATGGCCGAGCTTGTAGGTAGCGCCTTCCTCTCTGCTACTCTTCAGGTGCTGTTTGATCGTTTGGCTTCTGGCGACGTCCTCAACTTCCTTTGTGGACGGAGAACTGTGGAACCAAAGCTTAAGGAGCTGCGCCGAAAATTGCTTGTACTCGATACAGTGCTCGATGATGCAGAGGCTAAGTATTTCAAGAAAGAAGCAGTGAAGAAGTGGTTGGACGAGCTCAAAGATGCTGTCTATGATGCGGAGGACTTAGTGGATGAGATCACCTATCAAGCTTTGCGATGCAAAGTGGAACATGACTACCAAAGCTGCCCAAACCAGGTAACAGAGCCTAACCGAATTCCTACAATTTCATTTGATTTACGGATGGAATCGAAACTAGAGGAGATGATCCATAGATTAGAGGATTTTGTGAAAGAAAAGGATGCTCTTGGTTTGAGAGGCCGGGATGGAGGGAAATCGCATGCGAGCAGGTTGCCAACAACTTCTTTGGTGGATGAAACCTATGCATTTGGGAGAGATTCGGAGAAGGaggacataattaatttcttgctTTCAGACGATGCATGTGGTGACAAGATAGGCGTAGTTCCAATAGTGGGGATGCCCGGAATAGGGAAGACTACTCTCTCTCAAATTGTGTACAATGATGCTACAGTGGATCGACATTTCGAAATTAAGGCATGGGTCTTTGTATCTGATGATTTTGACATTCCCCGGATTTCCAAATTGATTCTTGACGGAATCACTGGAACTCCTCACGAAACCGCGAGCTTGAATCAAATTCAAGTCAGCCTCAAGGAGAAGCTGCGTGGCAAGAAATATCTAATTGTAATGGATGATGTCTGGAATGACAATTATGAGATGTGGGAAAAATTGAGGACACCCTTGATATCTGGGGCACGTGGAAGTAAGATTATCGCAACTACACGTAATAAGAGTGTTGCATATATCATGCAAAAAAATCCTGCTGTTCATCTGAACTTGCGACTACTGTCAGATGAAGATTGCTTCTATCTCTTCTCTAAAATTGCTTTCACTCATCCAAACCTTGAAATGATGCGTGGGGATGTGGTGAAAAGGTGCAAGGGGTTGCCCCTGGCTGCAAAAACACTTGGGGGTTTGTTGCGTTCCAAATTTGATATTGAGGAGTGGAATGACGTCTTAAAGAGTGATTTATGGGATTTGCCAGAAGATAAGAATAATATCCTTCCAGCCCTAAGATTAAGTTATTATTATCTGCCTTCTCAAGTAAAACAATGCTTTGCTTATTGTTCCGTATTTCCTAAAGGTTGCAAATTTCAGAAGGAAATGCTAGTACTGATTTGGATGGCTCAAGGTTTTGTGCAATCTAGAGGTGAAAAGACAATGGAAAAGATCGGTGGGGAGTGCTTCGATGAACTTGTATCAAGGTCATTGTTCCAACAATCCGATCATGAAGTAAACTCGAAACAAACCTATTTTACAATGCATGACCTTGTTCATGATCTAGCACAAGCCATATCTGGACAGTTTTCTATCCAGTTAGAAGACGACAAAAAGCTACATGATATTCCCAAAATAGTACGCCACGTTTCTTTTGATCCATCTGTCCTTGGCCCGTGGGATTTTGATTGGTTTAAGGCATTAAATGAGGCCAAAAGTCTAAGGACTTTTCTGCCAGTAAGTTTGGGATTTGTCGGAATCCACAGTAAGGGGATGAATATGTTGCCACCACTACCTTACTTACGGACATTATCTTCCCTAAATTTACctgatttgattgaaaattttaCTAGTATACGGTACTTGAATCTATCTTACTCAGCAATTGAGGAGTTGCCGGACTCAATTTGTAACTTACACAATTTACAGACATTATTGCTAGCACAATGTTTTTGGCTCACCACACTACCATCAAAAATTGGAAAACTAATTTGTTTACGTCATCTAGATATTAGCACTAAAATACACTGGGGAGCATCCACTAGCTTAAGGGAGATGCCAATGCAAATTAGTCGACTAACAGGTCTCCAACAATTAAGTAATTACGTATTGGGTAAAAATGGTGGACTGGGTTTTGAAGGCCTTAAAGAACTCCATCATCTTCAAGGGTCACTATGCATTTCAAACTTGCAAAATGTGACAAGTCCCAAGGATGCATTGGTCaccaaattaaaagagagagcGCTTCTCAAAGAATTGCATTTTAATTGGTGTGGAGGAACCAATGACTCAAGATCTGTAAGAGAATTGCTTGAGAATCTGCAGCCTCATACCAATTTGACGAGACTCTCAATAACGATGTACGGGGGCACAACATTTCCTGACTGGTTGGGAGATCCCTCGTTCACTAATTTGGTTACCTTAGCCCTTGATAGTTGTGAGCATTGCTTTAGCTTGCCCGCTCTTGGTCAACTGCCCTCTTTGCAAGAACTTGTTATTGATTCTATGAATGGATTAAGAGAAGTGGGCCCTGAATTCTATGGGGATGTTTCGGGCAAACCGTTTCAGTATCTAAAGAAGCTAAAGTTTTTAAGAATGTTTGAATGGGAAGAATGGTTTGTGTCTGAAACTGTAGAGTTCTCTCAGCTTCAAGAGCTCCATATATCAGATTGTCCCAAGCTAACGGGGACTCTACCTACTCGTATTCCATTTTTGCAGAAATTTTCTATATACGGTTGCCCAAACGTTATGCCTTTCTCTCCGTTACAATTTTATTTGAACCTTAAAGAAGTAAAGATGTTGAATTGGGCAAAACTTGAAAGTCTTTCCATTTCAGACGAGCATGAGcttcaaaatctaaaatttatctCCCTTGAAGGCTGCGCAAATATGGTATCTGTTGCTCAAGGAGGGTTACCAGCTCCCAATATTTGGTTTCTTGAAGTCCGTTCATGCACACAACTGGAGTCCCTACCAGAAAGAATGTGCAGCCTCCTTTCGTCCCTTTCAACATTGACTATCGATGATTGTCCAGAACTTGAGTCGTTTCCAGAAGGGGGTCTTCCCTCAAACTTAAGGACACTTAGAATCGCGAATTGCAAGAAACTTGTTGCTCGTAGGAGAGAGTGGGGTATTCAAACACTCTCTTCCCTTCAATTATTTGAAATTCGGGGTGAAGAACAGCTGGAATCCTTTCCAGACGAGGGGCTGCTTCCCTCCAGTCTTACAAGGCTTATAATCCATTATCTACCAAATCTAAAATTGTTGAACGACACGGGCCTTCAACTCCTTGGCTCTCTTGAATTACTGCAGATTATCTCCTGCCGTCAACTCCAGTCCCTGCCAAGAGAGGACCTTCCCAACTCTATCCATGAGCGATTGATCACTAATTGCCCATTGCTGGAATCTCACGGATAA
- the LOC127801765 gene encoding uncharacterized protein LOC127801765 yields MVTYLEALDLWEAVEEDYAVLALPANPTMAQIKAHKEKKTRKSKAKACLFAAVSPTVFTRIMSFKSAKEIWDYLKSEYAGEERIKSMQILNLIREFELQRMREFESIKDYSDKLLGIANRVRLLGAEFKDSRIVEKILVSVPEKYEASITALENTKDLSKVALVELLNAL; encoded by the coding sequence ATGGTGACCTATTTGGAGGCCCTAGATCTCTGGGAGGCAGTGGAAGAGGACTATGCGGTACTTGCACTTCCTGCTAATCCTACAATGGCACAAATAAAAGcacataaggagaagaagaccaGGAAATCAAAGGCAAAAGCTTGCCTATTTGCAGCAGTGTCACCAACAGTTTTCACTCGAATTATGTCCTTCAAATCAGCAAAAGAGATATGGGACTATCTCAAGAGTGAATATGCAGGTGAAGAGAGAATTAAGAGCATGCAAATTCTGAATTTAATAAGAGAATTTGAACTTCAAAGGATGAGAGAGTTTGAGTCCATCAAGGACTATTCTGACAAGTTGCTGGGCATAGCAAACAGAGTTAGATTGCTAGGAGCAGAATTTAAAGACTCAAGGATTGTAGAAAAGATTCTTGTCTCAGTCCCTGAGAAGTATGAAGCATCAATTACTGCTCTTGAGAATACTAAAGATTTGTCAAAAGTTGCTCTTGTAGAATTGCTAAATGCTCTTTAA